One segment of Toxoplasma gondii ME49 chromosome VI, whole genome shotgun sequence DNA contains the following:
- a CDS encoding hypothetical protein (encoded by transcript TGME49_239748~Predicted trans-membrane domain (TMHMM2.0):255-275:317-340): protein MLKHGSPIAQPRRSSRVRLPRYRARRYKMDSTRSSMSNEAGLGQAVSHQSTVSSSKNPVFGGEFFCLANPSATAAVFKASRCARCYGPRLSEQGPFPREEARSVRHVRPPGNPCGADSQPRCRLPRREAPRGSRGDPGSPSGGQKSAPGKNVRSNSDSWPDSRNRLPDSQPTSASERDTGSPPLYGCLCPRSKRLGRASGRAHFYASEWRGGRRVFRASIEPVGALGNKSSATPRKGIRVCGMELRLNTPHCPPPGCALLLGVLLLAASLLAVLFPSDQVSRHIGKFSFLNAISATELPQCLKLAFSTSLGPHPAWRAVASAVFPLCGLAAGVAVVFFLFRRPYIVEQSLEIVANFGVQLQQKTRWGGIKRQFIDASQVSDVIINEGFRACDVVFYVALLVKDQPSMVVPFQHFPLPLEENLVIYETLHHLLHISSGVRRA from the exons ATGTTGAAGCACGGATCTCCGATCGCACAACCGAGACGAAGTAGTCGAGTGAGATTGCCTCGGTACAGAGCCAGGCGGTATAAGATGGACAGCACAAGATCCTCCATGTCAAATGAGGCCGGGCTGGGACAAGCAGTGTCACATCAGTCTACGGTCTCGTCCTCCAAGAACCCTGTCTTTGGAGGTGAGTTCTTCTGCCTTGCCAATCCCAGTGCTACCGCAGCTGTGTTCAAGGCCTCTAGGTGCGCTCGGTGTTACGGGCCCCGCCTCTCTGAACAAGGTCCGTTTCcccgagaagaagcacgcTCTGTTCGGCATGTGCGGCCCCCAGGCAATCCATGTGGCGCAGACTCGCAGCCAAGATGTCGGCTgcccagaagagaagcaccTCGCGGTTCGCGCGGCGATCCCGGATCTCCTTCAGGAGGGCAGAAGTCGGCGCCCGGCAAAAACGTCAGATCTAATTCCGATAGTTGGCCTGATTCCCGAAATCGCTTGCCTGACAGCCAACCCACCTCGGCCTCCGAGCGGGACACAGGTAGTCCTCCTCTCTACGGCTGCCTTTGTCCCCGGTCCAAGAGGCTGGGGCGGGCATCGGGACGTGCCCATTTCTACGCGAGTGAATGGCGCGGGGGTCGACGCGTTTTCCGGGCGTCTATTGAGCCGGTTGGAGCGCTCGGTAACAAGTCGTCAGCAACCCCGCGGAAGGGAATCCGCGTCTGTGGAATGGAACTAAGGCTAAACACTCCACATTGCCCACCTCCTGGATGTGCGCTACTCCTTGGAGTCTTGCTGCTGGCGGCAAGTCTTCTCGCGGTCCTATTTCCATCCGATCag GTGTCGAGGCACATCGGGAAATTCTCCTTTCTGAATGCCATTTCCGCGACTGAGCTGCCGCAGTGCCTGAAGCTTGCTTTCAGCACGAGTCTCGGCCCTCATCCTGCCTGGCGTGCCGTTGCCAGCGCTGTCTTCCCACTTTGTGGGTTGGCTGCAGGTGTCGCCGTGGTGTTCTTTCTGTTTAGAAGACCGTACATCGTAGAAC AGTCGCTTGAAATCGTCGCTAACTTCGGGGTGCAACTGCAGCAGAAAACCCGCTGGGGCGGCATCAAACGCCAGTTCATCGATGCGTCCCAAGTCTCTGATGTCATTATCAACGAG GGATTCAGGGCATGTGACGTTGTATTCTATGTCGCTCTGCTTGTCAAGGATCAACCAAGTATGGTGGTACCATTCCAA CATTTCCCACTGCCGCTGGAGGAAAATCTGGTCATTTATGAAACCCTGCATCATCTTTTGCATATCTCTAGCGGAGTTCGCCGTGCATAA
- a CDS encoding hypothetical protein (encoded by transcript TGME49_239752): MGSCQADCQFPTWHPRMKSMRFRNAAPPKVCLLVFLLASTVFVAFGSCETSNGDSVEVQKCATLNRVAEPLPFLQKKTLFLIANEPVLESHVVSNLLHQLLYTLQVPNSHVQLLDEVLLSEHGKTSHATVLPWLLNVYRELPAGIEFVWLGTAYSRIVGPSLEKLMALLVSEAQEMNPRSREWYPLGLCAGYGLKDPVLSRTHHFYQDDAFVYPFLDAGLLMDRKFLRFLDQTVKEEGTKLPPRIEIDPIHELFKFLYQTRGFLMQHSNMFCPSSPISRDFDRAEVLYPPKHKRPTNGATPRAQGNDDASDAGGEYKGGAAKGMLGSRRSPALSTAEKKHIQGCVSFGVGCRHSPILSHQFFDRMMEFEHDIMERKEALAEQYPIGADVSDDHPEFREKEAALMKERPVFIAEPEDVLIAVKTHPANHGTRVRLLKKLWAAPDVVVEMAQRRAKASNNAHPFRAAVAEQEHASLEKHMRNIAIEFFTDKTDSGASGPTDIVSLSVTYPGEKRALCEKLRGILKHFYQNHKTRRYLVIVDDDTLVNVRHLLDAISMTLHPPIPARVFFRQALSDENAIRKAHAPYKALAESIDSFLADWKAKRALRPPSAESALPGKRDSSAAPKEGSPQGRGNRTQGKHETEAAVATPAKNAFVSKAYVKNRAVEASRERGKKHPDVVDRISPLYLGQRYSFGHTQGGDQGNGYDYITMGGGVVLDREAVEEVLECKTCRCPEDGTGDDMILGRWMHQLKIPALHGRWFHQEKPGDYHPEHLRMTTPVSFHRLEKETDKTKKIFDKFVDIGDGLNVGAEEVDDFEAVDWIDFDWQQVEDAVWHDHDDGEGDFDDGEDEELSLHSIVQRIVEEGKKQGKHNMSPDDIADHLEKEVKEQEEKEKAQKEDWSWLHDEL; encoded by the exons ATGGGGTCTTGTCAGGCGGACTGCCAGTTTCCTACCTGGCATCCGCGCATGAAATCGATGAGGTTCAGGAATGCGGCTCCTCCGAAAGTGTGTCTTCtagtctttcttctcgcgtcaaCTGTCTTCGTAGCATTTGGGAGTTGTGAAACATCAAATGGCGATTCTGTGGAGGTGCAGAAATGTGCTACGCTCAATCGCGTTGCCGAGCCCCTGCCGTtcttgcagaagaaaacgcttTTCCTCATTGCCAACGAGCCAGTCCTTGAAAGCCACGTCGTCAGCAATCTTCTGCATCAGCTCCTTTACACACTGCAGGTCCCAAACAGCCATGTGCAACTGCTTGACGAGGTCCTTCTTTCGGAACATGGAAAAACCAGCCATGCTACCGTGCTCCCGTGGCTGCTGAATGTCTACCGGGAGTTACCCGCCGGGATAGAGTTTGTCTGGCTTGGCACAGCATACAGTCGCATAGTCGGCCCTTCCCTTGAAAAGCTTATGGCCCTTCTGGTGTCTGAGGCTCAGGAAATGAATCCACGGAGTCGTGAGTGGTATCCTCTAGGTCTGTGCGCTGGGTACGGTTTAAAGGATCCAGTTTTGTCGAGAACTCACCATTTTTACCAGGATGATGCGTTTGTGTATCCATTCTTGGATGCGGGACTCCTCATGGATCGGAagtttctccgctttcttgACCAAACTGTCAAGGAAGAGGGCACGAAGCTGCCGCCGCGCATCGAGATCGATCCCATTCACGAGCTGTTTAAATTTCTGTATCAAACCCGAGGTTTCCTCATGCAGCATTCGAATATGTTTTGCCCAAGCTCGCCGATTTCTCGCGACTTCGACCGCGCAGAAGTTCTGTATCCACCTAAACACAAGAGACCAACCAATGGCGCCACACCACGCGCTCAGGGAAATGACGACGCTTCTGATGCTGGAGGCGAATACAAGGGAGGAGCGGCCAAGGGGATGCTTGGCAGCCGAAGAAGTCCGGCACTCAGCACCgctgagaagaaacacaTTCAAGGCTGCGTATCCTTCGGTGTAGGGTGTAGACACTCTCCAATTCTTTCTCACCAGTTCTTCGACCGGATGATGGAATTTGAGCATGACATCATGGAACGAAAGGAAGCTCTCGCCGAGCAGTATCCCATCGGTGCTGATGTGAGCGACGACCACCCGGAGTTCCgtgagaaggaagcggcCCTGATGAAGGAACGCCCTGTCTTCATTGCCGAACCTGAG GATGTTCTAATCGCCGTCAAGACACATCCGGCGAATCACGGAACCCGCGTAAGGCTGCTTAAGAAGCTCTGGGCGGCACCAGATGTGGTAGTTGAAATGGCGCAGCGCCGAGCAAAAGCGAGCAACAACGCGCACCCGTTCCGAGCCGCAGTCGCAGAACAAGAGCACGCCAGTCTGGAAAAGCACATGCGTAATATCGCGATAGAATTCTTCACAGACAAGACTGACAGTGGCGCCTCTGGCCCTACAGACATTGTCTCACTTTCAGTAACGTACCCTGGGGAAAAGAGGGCTCTGTGCGAGAAATTGCGCGGGATCTTGAAGCACTTCTACCAAAACCACAAAACGAGGAGGTATCTCGTCATCGTCGACGACGATACTCTTGTTAATGTCCGCCACCTGCTGGATGCGATTTCGATGACCCTGCACCCGCCGATCCCagctcgcgtcttctttcgccAAGCTCTGTCAGACGAGAACGCAATCCGGAAAGCCCACGCGCCGTACAAAGCGCTGGCAGAGAGCATCGACTCGTTCCTAGCTGACtggaaggcgaagcgagcCCTCCGACCACCGTCAGCAGAAAGTGCTCTTCCAGGGAAACGCGACAGCTCTGCAGCTCCGAAGGAAGGGAGTCCGCAGGGTCGGGGGAACAGAACACAGGGAAAGCATGAAACAGAGGCAGCAGTCGCGACGCCTGCAAAAAACGCCTTTGTCTCCAAAGCGTATGTGAAGAACCGGGCTGTGGAGGCCTCGCGGGAGCGAGGGAAAAAGCACCCAGACGTGGTCGACCGCATTTCTCCCCTTTATCTCGGACAGCGGTACTCTTTCGGCCACACGCAGGGGGGGGACCAAGGCAATGGTTACGACTACATCACCATGGGAGGCGGAGTGGTTCTGGATCGAGAGGCAGTCGAGGAGGTGCTGGAATGCAAAACGTGCCGCTGCCCAGAGGATGGAACTGGAGACGACATGATTCTCGGGCGGTGGATGCATCAACTGAAGATTCCCGCTCTCCACGGACGCTGGTTTCACCAGGAGAAGCCGGGAGACTACCACCCCGAGCACCTGCGGATGACGACGCCTGTGAGCTTTCATCgactggagaaagaaactgaCAAAACGAAGAAAATTTTCGACAAGTTTGTCGACATTGGAGATGGATTGAACGTCGGTGCTGAAGAAGTGGATGATTTTGAAGCCGTCGACTGGATCGACTTCGACTGGCAACAAGTTGAAGACGCCGTATGGCATGATCACGACGACGGCGAAGGTGACTTCGATGacggggaagacgaggaactgAGTCTACATTCAATTGTACAACGAATTgtggaagaagggaagaaacaaGGGAAACACAACATGTCGCCAGACGATATTGCTGACCACCTTGAAAAGGAAGTAAAGGAacaggaggaaaaagaaaaagcgcAAAAAGAAGACTGGAGCTGGCTCCACGACGAGCTCTGA